A DNA window from Salvelinus sp. IW2-2015 linkage group LG4q.1:29, ASM291031v2, whole genome shotgun sequence contains the following coding sequences:
- the LOC111962205 gene encoding mixed lineage kinase domain-like protein has protein sequence MDIIKPILGIAKKLYSLCAEVKANKKRCQRLAQRVKALADTVSMVKGLGEDPAPVENSLHELKLTLENAQDMVEKYASAKYMNRVLKAYKQGEEFESLTMRLYDSAQVLSLALQVDHREQLQQRFNEETRWREDKADREIDHLELQKLLHEKVEEVLGKVDSTQEDVKDIKAILETLKKPRILDQDIREIKPEELIYNLPKEPFIKNYNSEIFKGEYNKFTVAIKRYTYSSSTSLSQVRSVFKKEVETMKRFESPNILRMFGICVQEESGPNPNYLIVMEFCEKGSLREVLDSQRKLPWDRKARMSLDAAQGLYRLHQSEEKFKVHGCINSSKFLVDAGYRVKLAGFELAQTETSLKRTKDRKRSSLCYSSPQQLESVNHPYNKACEMYSFGIVLWEIATCKIPFKDCSHKEVYQRVCTEKYTEPFLEDCPQQLGELINDCRSYDSFYRPTAGVLVDKLRNVVEQLEED, from the exons atGGACATCATAAAGCCCATCTTGGGCATAGCGAAGAAGCTCTATTCTTTAtgtgctgaagtgaaagccaatAAAAAGCGCTGTCAGCGTTTGGCCCAGCGCGTAAAAGCCTTGGCAGATACGGTGAGTATGGTAAAGGGGCTGGGGGAAGACCCTGCCCCTGTGGAGAACAGCCTGCATGAGCTCAAACTCACCCTGGAAAATGCCCAGGACATGGTTGAGAAATACGCTAGCGCCAAATACATGAACCGCGTCTTGAAGGCCTACAAGCAGGGAGAAGAGTTTGAGAGTTTGACCATGCGCCTGTACGATTCAGCTCAGGTGCTGTCGCTAGCCCTGCAGGTGGATCACAGAGAGCAGCTACAGCAGAGATTCAATGAGGAGACGCGATGGAGAGAGGATAAGGCGGACAGGGAGATCGATCATCTGGAGCTGCAGAAAT TGCTACATGAGAAAGTGGAAGAAGTGCTAGGGAAAGTGGACTCCACCCAAGAAGATGTAAAAGACATCAAAGCCATTTTGGAAACCT TAAAGAAGCCGAGAATTTTAGATCAAGACATAAGAGAGATCAAGCCAGAGGAGCTGATCTACAACCTGCCCAAAGAGCCCTTCATTAAAAATTACAATTCAGAGATATTCAAAGGAGAGTACAACAAATTCACAGTGGCCATCAAAAGATACACCTACTCAAGTAGCACAAGCCTGAG TCAGGTGAGAAGCGTCTTTAAAAAGGAAGTGGAGACTATGAAACGCTTTGAGTCACCAAACATCCTGCGAATGTTTGGGATCTGTGTCCAGGAAGAGAGCG GACCCAATCCAAACTACCTCATTGTCATGGAGTTTTGTGAGAAGGGCAGTCTGAGAGAGGTGCTGGATTCCCAAAGGAAGCTGCCCTGGGACAGAAAGGCTCGCATGAGTCTGGATGCAGCACAGGGCCTCTACAG ATTGCACCAGTCGGAGGAGAAGTTTAAAGTGCATGGATGCATCAACAGCAGCAAGTTCCTGGTAGATGCCGGGTACAGAGTGAAG CTGGCAGGTTTTGAGCTGGCCCAAACAGAGACGTCGTTGAAGAGGActaaggacaggaagaggagctCCTTATGCTAcagctcccctcagcagcttGAGAGTGTCAACCATCCCTACAACAAAGCTTGTGAGATGTACAG TTTTGGCATTGTCCTTTGGGAGATTGCAACCTGCAAGATTCCCTTCAAAG ACTGCTCACACAAAGAGGTGTATCAGAGGGTGTGTACAGAAAAATATACTGAACCTTTTCTTGAAGACTGCCCTCAACAGTTGGGAGAACTGATCAACGACTGTCGCTCCTACGACAGCTTCTACAGGCCGACAGCGGGCG TGTTGGTTGACAAACTGCGCAATGTGGTGGAGCAGTTAGAGGAGGACTAA